The following are encoded together in the Glycine max cultivar Williams 82 chromosome 8, Glycine_max_v4.0, whole genome shotgun sequence genome:
- the LOC100808333 gene encoding ras-related protein RABA5b-like isoform X1, whose translation MAENGEGGEEYLFKIVLIGDSAVGKSNLLSRFARNEFDSNSKATIGVEFQTQLVEIDGKEIKAQIWDTAGQERFRAVTSAYYRGAVGALVVYDISRRGTFDSIKRWLQELTNSLQSLVLVQFIPQKDVCELKMIAP comes from the exons ATGGCGGAGAACGGTGAAGGCGGCGAGGAGTACCTGTTCAAGATAGTGCTGATTGGGGACTCCGCGGTGGGGAAGTCCAACCTCCTCTCGCGGTTCGCGCGGAACGAGTTCGATAGCAACTCCAAGGCCACCATTGGGGTCGAGTTCCAGACGCAGCTCGTCGAGATCGACGGCAAAGAGATCAAGGCGCAGATCTGGGACACTGCGGGACAAGAGAGGTTTCGAGCTGTCACCTCTGCTTACTACAGAGGCGCTGTTGGTGCGCTCGTTGTTTACGATATCAGCAGGAGGGGCACCTTCGACAGCATCAAGCGATGGCTCCAAGAACTCACTA ATTCCCTACAAAGCTTGGTCCTAGTCCAGTTCATACCTCAAAAGGACGTATGTGAG